Proteins encoded together in one Solanum lycopersicum chromosome 7, SLM_r2.1 window:
- the LOC112941847 gene encoding uncharacterized protein, with translation MSYFEQFKVHFLKLFCFHPIDRYIYKIVLSSLLHHHSHKHSSQSDEDESLSLQNLQFLINAENGKDDDGENKIAESHEGGSFGANEEIHWFGCTVRIQQRRSMYMQRIKIHGINKTLGSVHYKSRSLQLQLHLADSLQGNN, from the exons ATGAGTTATTTCGAACAATTTAAGG tccattttttaaaattattttgttttcatcCAATCGACCGTTACATATACAAAATTGTGTTGAGTTCTCTTCTTCACCATCATTCTCACAAGCACTCTTCTCAAAGCGATGAAGATGAGTCTCTCTCTCTGCAAAACCTTCAGTTTCTCATAAATG CAGAAAATGGCAAAGATGACGATGGCGAAAATAAAATTGCTGAGAGTCACGAGGGAGGTAGTTTTGGGGCAAATGAGGAGATACATTGGTTCGGATGTACTGTTCGTATTCAG CAACGCAGATCCATGTATATGCAGAGGATCAAGATTCATGGGATAAATAAGACACTTGGATCAGTTCATTATAAAAG TCGCAGCCTCCAACTTCAGCTTCATCTAGCAGACTCCCTCCAAGGCAACAACTAA
- the LOC101268201 gene encoding uncharacterized protein isoform X1, which yields MLIFATRPLSFISSFHFPLQQFCNNTVTSMDSSKPFSTTMAADHSSSRESQKVVVSNGEAAISLEEWRGWGTTSTVPSMVTQVVEDLNMLEKNVDAQMVFGGNHGKLSGDFKVQEDKKHRAKYQSLGDSEQKLQFFSARQIACRVLGSRGYLCQKCWLCSADCMCSKLITCPLWNRMRFWLYMHPKDFLRQNNTGKLLWQVFGVHAASLCLYGITEHEDMMWDALKLAGKDKVWCLYPNKNAPTNSVKDSMAGLSFANVENHPEMADGAHSLNFILIDGTWSNSGAMFSRLKDRYKVMWGEEEIPCITLNTGASLMHKLRPQPSWDRTCTAAAAIGLLDELHDLPNFVSHGLDNQAKALEDAVEVLFEALTTRRLRMGRSITRKERHNHDIF from the exons ATGCTGATTTTTGCAACAAGACCCTTGAGCTTCATTAGCTCCTTCCATTTTCCTCTTCAACAATTCTGCAACAACACAGTTACTTCAATGGACTCCTCAAAACCCTTCTCCACAACAATGGCTGCAGATCATTCTTCTTCAAGAGAATCCCAGAAAGTAGTTGTAAGCAATGGAGAAGCTGCAATTAGCCTTGAAGAATGGAGGGGTTGGGGGACTACATCAACTGTACCTTCCATGGTTACTCAGGTTGTTGAGGATTTGAATATGTTGGAGAAAAACGTTGATGCCCAAATGGTCTTTGGTGGAAATCATGGCAAACTTTCG GGTGACTTCAAGGTGCAAGAGGATAAAAAGCATAGAGCAAAATATCAATCTTTAGGTGATTCTGAACAGAAACTCCAGTTCTTTTCAGCTCGCCAAATTGCATGTCGCGTGCTTGGAAGTAGGGGTTACCTTTGTCAGAAG TGTTGGCTTTGCTCGGCCGATTGTATGTGCTCAAAACTCATAACATGTCCTCTTTGGAATCGGATGCGGTTTTGGTTGTACATGCACCCAAAG GATTTTTTGCGACAAAATAACACAGGGAAGTTGTTGTGGCAAGTATTTGGTGTCCACGCTGCTAGTTTGTGTCTTTATGGAATAACTGAACATGAGGATATGATGTGGGATGCACTCAAGCTTGCAg GAAAAGACAAGGTTTGGTGTCTTTATCCCAACAAGAATGCACCAACAAATTCTGTCAAGGATAGCATGGCTGGGCTTTCTTTTGCAAATGTAGAAAACCATCCTGAGATG GCAGATGGAGCCCATTCCTTGAATTTTATTCTAATTGATGGGACGTGGAGCAATTCGGGTGCAATGTTCAGCCGTTTAAAG GATCGGTACAAGGTGATGTGGGGGGAGGAGGAGATTCCTTGCATAACGCTGAACACAGGAGCATCCTTGATGCATAAACTCAG ACCCCAACCATCATGGGATCGTACATGTACAGCAGCTGCAGCCATAGGCCTCCTCGATGAGCTGCATGACCTTCCAAATTTTGTTTCCCATGGATTGGATAATCAAGCCAAAGCACTTGAAGATGCAGTGGAGGTTTTGTTCGAAGCACTCACAACTCGACGTCTTCGCATGGGCAGGTCCATCACCCGTAAAGAAAGACACAATCATGACATCTTTTAA
- the LOC101268201 gene encoding uncharacterized protein isoform X2 yields the protein MLIFATRPLSFISSFHFPLQQFCNNTVTSMDSSKPFSTTMAADHSSSRESQKVVVSNGEAAISLEEWRGWGTTSTVPSMVTQVVEDLNMLEKNVDAQMVFGGNHGKLSGDFKVQEDKKHRAKYQSLGDSEQKLQFFSARQIACRVLGSRGYLCQKCWLCSADCMCSKLITCPLWNRMRFWLYMHPKDFLRQNNTGKLLWQVFGVHAASLCLYGITEHEDMMWDALKLAGKDKVWCLYPNKNAPTNSVKDSMAGLSFANVENHPEMADGAHSLNFILIDGTWSNSGAMFSRLKAS from the exons ATGCTGATTTTTGCAACAAGACCCTTGAGCTTCATTAGCTCCTTCCATTTTCCTCTTCAACAATTCTGCAACAACACAGTTACTTCAATGGACTCCTCAAAACCCTTCTCCACAACAATGGCTGCAGATCATTCTTCTTCAAGAGAATCCCAGAAAGTAGTTGTAAGCAATGGAGAAGCTGCAATTAGCCTTGAAGAATGGAGGGGTTGGGGGACTACATCAACTGTACCTTCCATGGTTACTCAGGTTGTTGAGGATTTGAATATGTTGGAGAAAAACGTTGATGCCCAAATGGTCTTTGGTGGAAATCATGGCAAACTTTCG GGTGACTTCAAGGTGCAAGAGGATAAAAAGCATAGAGCAAAATATCAATCTTTAGGTGATTCTGAACAGAAACTCCAGTTCTTTTCAGCTCGCCAAATTGCATGTCGCGTGCTTGGAAGTAGGGGTTACCTTTGTCAGAAG TGTTGGCTTTGCTCGGCCGATTGTATGTGCTCAAAACTCATAACATGTCCTCTTTGGAATCGGATGCGGTTTTGGTTGTACATGCACCCAAAG GATTTTTTGCGACAAAATAACACAGGGAAGTTGTTGTGGCAAGTATTTGGTGTCCACGCTGCTAGTTTGTGTCTTTATGGAATAACTGAACATGAGGATATGATGTGGGATGCACTCAAGCTTGCAg GAAAAGACAAGGTTTGGTGTCTTTATCCCAACAAGAATGCACCAACAAATTCTGTCAAGGATAGCATGGCTGGGCTTTCTTTTGCAAATGTAGAAAACCATCCTGAGATG GCAGATGGAGCCCATTCCTTGAATTTTATTCTAATTGATGGGACGTGGAGCAATTCGGGTGCAATGTTCAGCCGTTTAAAG GCAAGTTAG